A single region of the Shinella sp. PSBB067 genome encodes:
- a CDS encoding ABC transporter substrate-binding protein: MLKTILSYAVAAGLAFSAVAMPLSASADDLETIKAAGEFKFANSGAYPPFSFVDDRNEVVGFDVDIGNEIARRLGVKGTGVSTAWDGIIAGLLAGKYDSVIGSMTITPEREKAVDFVGPYYKSGRGVFVAEGSGITSIDDLKDKTIGVTLGETHEKWARERGGWEIRTYKGLPELFLELKAGRIQAMIVDAVPVSIAVKDTGEKVVKLDVPEFAGTEDKIGIAVRKGNPELKAAMQKALDDMMADGTYEAIAMKWVGADIR, encoded by the coding sequence ATGTTGAAGACCATCCTGTCCTATGCCGTGGCCGCCGGCCTTGCCTTCTCGGCGGTCGCGATGCCGCTTTCCGCCAGCGCGGACGACCTGGAGACCATCAAGGCCGCCGGCGAGTTCAAGTTCGCCAACAGCGGGGCCTATCCGCCCTTCAGCTTCGTCGACGACAGGAACGAGGTCGTCGGCTTCGACGTCGACATCGGCAACGAGATCGCAAGGCGCCTCGGCGTGAAGGGCACGGGCGTCAGCACCGCCTGGGACGGCATCATCGCCGGCCTGCTCGCCGGCAAGTACGATTCCGTCATCGGCAGCATGACCATCACCCCGGAGCGCGAGAAGGCGGTCGATTTCGTCGGTCCCTACTACAAGTCGGGCCGCGGCGTCTTCGTGGCCGAGGGCTCCGGCATCACGTCCATCGACGACCTCAAGGACAAGACGATCGGCGTCACCCTCGGCGAGACCCACGAGAAATGGGCGCGCGAGCGCGGCGGCTGGGAAATCCGCACCTACAAGGGCCTGCCGGAACTCTTCCTCGAGCTGAAGGCCGGCCGCATCCAGGCGATGATCGTCGACGCCGTCCCCGTCTCGATCGCCGTCAAGGACACCGGCGAGAAGGTCGTGAAGCTCGACGTGCCGGAATTCGCGGGCACCGAGGACAAGATCGGCATCGCCGTGCGCAAGGGCAATCCGGAGCTGAAGGCCGCCATGCAGAAGGCGCTGGACGACATGATGGCCGACGGCACCTACGAGGCCATCGCCATGAAGTGGGTCGGCGCGGACATCCGCTGA
- a CDS encoding amino acid ABC transporter permease codes for MDIALIGRILPVFVQAAWTTVELSLLSLALGLAVGALVAGLRLSHAAVLRFVGGAYVSVFRGTPALLQIFLIYFGGPQVGIQLEPFAAGAIALGLNIAAYMAESIRGGVLSVDRGQMEAARSLGFGEGQSMRWIVLPQAARLMIRPLGVNAVALVKGTALVATISVVELTYTAQRFIGSTYKPFEIFAVTAVLYMIMVYGLTLVIDRLDRAYAEEA; via the coding sequence ATGGACATCGCTCTCATCGGCCGCATTCTGCCCGTCTTCGTCCAGGCGGCCTGGACGACCGTCGAACTGTCGCTGCTGTCGCTGGCCCTCGGCCTTGCCGTCGGGGCGCTCGTCGCGGGGCTTCGCCTGTCGCATGCGGCGGTGCTGCGCTTCGTCGGCGGGGCCTATGTCAGCGTCTTCCGCGGCACGCCGGCGCTCCTCCAGATCTTCCTCATCTATTTCGGCGGGCCGCAGGTCGGCATCCAGCTCGAGCCCTTCGCGGCGGGCGCCATCGCGCTCGGCCTCAACATCGCGGCCTACATGGCCGAATCGATCCGCGGCGGCGTTCTGTCGGTCGATCGCGGGCAGATGGAGGCGGCCCGTTCGCTCGGCTTCGGCGAGGGCCAGTCCATGCGCTGGATCGTGCTGCCGCAGGCCGCCAGGCTGATGATCCGCCCGCTCGGCGTCAATGCCGTGGCGCTGGTCAAGGGCACGGCGCTCGTCGCCACCATCTCCGTCGTCGAGCTGACCTATACGGCCCAGCGCTTCATCGGCTCCACCTACAAGCCCTTCGAGATCTTCGCTGTGACGGCGGTGCTCTACATGATCATGGTCTATGGCCTCACGCTGGTCA